Proteins encoded in a region of the Nicotiana tomentosiformis chromosome 9, ASM39032v3, whole genome shotgun sequence genome:
- the LOC138899392 gene encoding uncharacterized protein: MPLLYGKRLRHGGKTTWFDSHRMFLNQNYPFRRDRKNFRKGQTVRRLPPPLRIGEEILNQIYELGLRKVTELDVQEVNGRISKSCGWKKRSIFWDLPYWSSNMIRHNLDVMHIEKNVFDNVFNTVLNVDGKTKDNPKAREDMINYCDRPQLAKNPIDGSYPKASYTIEKNQKIVLFNWLENVKFPDGYVSNLSRCLDTDKYKLFGMKSHDCHVFMQRLMPIAFRELLPSNVWQALTELSLFFKDLTSTVLRVVDMERLEADIPQILCKLERIFPPGFFNSMEHVPVHLPYEARIAGPVQYR; the protein is encoded by the coding sequence ATGCCCTTATTGTATGGAAAAAGATTACGTCATGGTGGGAAAACAACTTGGTTTGACAGTCATAGAATGTTTCTTAACCAAAATTATCCGTTTAGGAGAGATCGTAAAAACTTTCGTAAAGGTCAGACTGTCAGAAGGCTACCACCACCCCTTAGAATAGGAGAGGAAATCTTGAACCAAATTTATGAGTTGGGACTAAGGAAAGTAACTGAGCTAGATGTACAAGAAGTTAATGGAAGAATTTCTAAGTCTTGTGGATGGAAAAAGAGAAGCATCTTTTGGGATTTGCCTTATTGGAGCTCTAACATGATCCGACATAATCtcgatgtcatgcatattgagaagaatgtCTTTGATAATGTATTTAACACAGTTCTTAATGTTGATGGCAAAACAAAAGACAATCCAAAGGCACGTGAAGATATGATAAACTATTGCGATCGACCGCAATTGGCAAAGAATCCTATTGATGGAAGCTATCCCAAAGCTTCATATACAATAGAGAAGAATCAAAAAATTGTCTTGTTCAATTGGTTGGAAAATGTGAAGTTTCCAGATGGGTATGTTTCGAATTTGAGTCGATGCCTAGACACAGACAAGTATAAATTATTTGGTATGAAAAGTCATGATTGTCATGTGTTCATGCAACGATTAATGCCTATTGCCTTTCGTGAGCTACTTCCTAGTAACGTGTGGCAAGCACTTACGGAATTGAGCTTATTTTTTAAGGATCTCACCTCGACTGTTCTTCGAGTGGTGGACATGGAGAGATTAGAGGCAGACATCCCACAGATCTTGTGTAAGTTAGAGCGTATATTTCCTCCTGGATTCTTTAACTCAATGGAACATGTGCCTGTACACCTGCCATATGAAGCAAGGATTGCTGGACCTGTACAATATAGATGA